One window of the Brevibacterium limosum genome contains the following:
- a CDS encoding solute symporter family protein, whose product MLASGRDLLTAGTAEVENNPILNIAIFAAFVAVTMFIVLRASRNNKSASDYYAGGRSFTGPQNGFAISGDYLSAASFLGICGAIAVNGYDGFLYSIGFLVAWLVALLIVAELMRNTGKFTMADVLSFRLKQRPVRMAAALSTLAVCFFYLLAQMAGAGGLVSLLMGIDGKIGQSLVIAVVGALMIIYVLVGGMKGTTWVQIVKAILLIAGAFAMTVWVLALNGFNLSTLLASAVENAAEGVGDGVLNPGLQYGENPLDFISLALALVLGTAGLPHVLMRFYTVPTAKEARRSVVWAIWLIGAFYLFTLVLGYGAAALVGAEEIKNAPGGVNSAAPLLALHLGGPILMGFISAVAFATILAVVAGLAITAAASFAHDIYANVIKKGKVEDSEAEVKIARRTVIVIGAVAIIGGIGVQGQNIAFLVALAFAVAASANLPTIVYSLFWKRFTTRGAVWSIYGGLISAMVLIAFSPVVSGSETAMIPGADFAIFPLSNPGIISIPLGFLLGWIASVTDRTVESPELAAEMDVRAHTGFGAEEAVEH is encoded by the coding sequence ATGCTCGCCTCGGGCAGAGACCTGCTGACTGCAGGGACGGCCGAGGTCGAGAACAACCCCATCCTCAACATCGCGATCTTCGCCGCCTTCGTCGCGGTGACGATGTTCATCGTCCTGCGGGCCAGCCGCAACAACAAATCCGCCTCCGACTACTACGCAGGAGGCCGGTCCTTCACCGGTCCGCAGAACGGCTTCGCCATCTCCGGTGATTACCTGTCTGCCGCGTCGTTCCTCGGCATCTGCGGTGCGATCGCCGTCAACGGCTACGACGGGTTCCTCTATTCGATCGGCTTCCTCGTCGCGTGGCTCGTCGCCCTGCTCATCGTCGCCGAACTCATGCGCAACACCGGCAAGTTCACCATGGCCGATGTGCTCTCCTTCCGCCTCAAGCAGCGGCCCGTGCGCATGGCCGCGGCCCTGTCGACCCTGGCCGTGTGCTTCTTCTACCTGCTCGCCCAGATGGCCGGTGCCGGCGGTCTCGTGTCCCTGCTCATGGGCATCGACGGCAAGATCGGACAGTCGCTGGTCATCGCCGTCGTCGGCGCGCTGATGATCATCTACGTCCTCGTCGGCGGGATGAAGGGCACCACCTGGGTGCAGATCGTCAAGGCCATCCTGCTCATCGCCGGTGCCTTCGCAATGACCGTCTGGGTGCTCGCACTCAACGGATTCAACCTCTCCACGCTGCTCGCCTCGGCGGTGGAGAACGCGGCCGAGGGAGTCGGGGACGGGGTCCTCAATCCCGGTCTGCAGTATGGTGAGAACCCGCTCGACTTCATCTCCCTGGCGCTGGCGCTCGTGCTGGGAACCGCAGGGCTGCCGCATGTGCTCATGCGCTTCTACACGGTTCCGACAGCCAAGGAGGCCCGCCGTTCCGTGGTGTGGGCGATCTGGCTCATCGGCGCCTTCTACCTCTTCACCCTCGTCCTCGGATACGGTGCGGCCGCACTCGTCGGAGCTGAAGAGATCAAGAACGCTCCCGGCGGCGTGAACTCGGCGGCACCGCTGTTGGCGCTCCACCTCGGCGGGCCCATCCTCATGGGCTTCATCTCTGCCGTCGCCTTCGCCACGATCCTCGCCGTGGTGGCGGGTCTGGCGATCACTGCAGCGGCGTCGTTCGCCCACGACATCTACGCCAACGTGATCAAGAAGGGCAAGGTCGAGGATTCCGAGGCCGAGGTCAAGATCGCGCGTCGAACGGTGATCGTCATCGGTGCTGTCGCGATCATCGGCGGCATCGGCGTGCAGGGGCAGAACATCGCATTCCTCGTGGCCCTCGCCTTCGCCGTGGCCGCCAGCGCGAACCTGCCCACGATCGTGTACTCGCTGTTCTGGAAGCGCTTCACCACCCGCGGAGCGGTGTGGTCGATCTACGGCGGTCTGATCTCGGCGATGGTCCTCATCGCGTTCTCGCCGGTCGTCTCCGGTTCCGAGACCGCAATGATCCCGGGCGCAGACTTCGCGATCTTCCCGCTGTCGAACCCCGGAATCATCTCGATTCCGCTCGGGTTCCTCCTCGGCTGGATCGCTTCGGTGACCGACAGGACGGTGGAGAGTCCGGAGCTCGCCGCCGAGATGGATGTTCGCGCTCACACCGGGTTCGGCGCCGAGGAGGCTGTCGAGCACTGA
- a CDS encoding DUF485 domain-containing protein yields the protein MTDSVNTGVDFLAEEERPEFKALKRKRFSVVIPLSIAFLVWYFLYVILSTYAHDFMSTKVAGEINVGLVFGLLQFVTTFAITMFYVSFANKKLDPPAEAIRERLQAEAEGRPS from the coding sequence ATGACTGACTCGGTCAACACTGGGGTTGACTTCCTCGCAGAGGAGGAGCGCCCTGAATTCAAAGCACTCAAACGCAAGAGGTTCTCGGTGGTGATACCGCTGTCCATCGCCTTCCTCGTCTGGTACTTCCTCTACGTCATCCTCAGCACGTACGCGCACGACTTCATGTCCACGAAGGTCGCAGGGGAGATCAACGTCGGCCTCGTCTTCGGGCTGCTGCAGTTCGTCACGACGTTCGCGATCACGATGTTCTACGTCTCGTTCGCCAACAAGAAGCTCGACCCGCCGGCGGAAGCGATCCGTGAACGCCTTCAAGCCGAAGCGGAAGGACGTCCGTCATGA
- a CDS encoding helix-turn-helix transcriptional regulator — MNANARKTRALRAETRRLFVEAVDSLHRTGTGDVVFGGTVDEGSVAVEAVAGADQDLLSSLIVSTGRGLGGRAMTEGTPQLTRDYEIDPYITHHYDEEVLGEGIRVLVAVPTLLGGEVTGMVYCGHRSDYDAAAPQTGDLVRRVRQLSVDLARLAHRQEARGGSKSEQSYPDLEPSGREALRHTYAELRAIRSGILDDETREKLSSVEARLADILSGHNSENYPSPVPAVRLSPRETDILSHVALGWSNARIADALSLRESTVKSYLNTAMVKLSARTRHEAVSIARSSNVLP, encoded by the coding sequence ATGAATGCGAACGCCAGGAAAACGCGGGCACTCAGGGCCGAGACCCGCCGCCTGTTCGTCGAGGCCGTCGACTCGCTCCATCGAACCGGCACGGGGGACGTTGTCTTCGGAGGCACCGTCGATGAGGGATCGGTCGCTGTCGAGGCCGTCGCCGGGGCAGACCAGGATCTGCTCTCCTCACTCATCGTCTCCACCGGGCGAGGCCTCGGTGGCCGGGCCATGACCGAAGGCACTCCCCAGCTGACCCGCGATTACGAAATCGATCCCTATATCACCCACCACTACGATGAGGAGGTACTCGGCGAGGGCATCCGCGTCCTCGTCGCCGTCCCGACCCTGCTCGGCGGGGAGGTCACGGGCATGGTCTACTGCGGCCACCGCTCGGACTACGATGCCGCGGCTCCGCAGACAGGGGACCTCGTCAGACGCGTACGGCAGCTCTCGGTCGATCTCGCCCGGCTGGCCCACCGGCAGGAGGCCCGCGGCGGATCCAAAAGCGAACAGTCCTACCCCGACCTCGAGCCATCGGGCAGGGAAGCGCTGCGCCACACCTATGCGGAGCTGCGAGCCATCCGCTCGGGCATCCTCGACGATGAGACTCGCGAGAAGCTCAGCAGTGTCGAGGCCCGGCTGGCCGACATCCTCTCAGGACACAATTCGGAGAACTATCCGTCGCCGGTGCCAGCCGTGCGCCTGTCCCCGCGGGAGACAGACATCCTCTCCCATGTCGCGTTGGGCTGGTCGAATGCCCGCATCGCCGACGCACTGAGCCTGCGTGAGTCGACGGTGAAGTCTTACCTCAACACGGCCATGGTCAAGCTCTCGGCACGGACTCGCCACGAGGCGGTCTCCATCGCTCGGTCCTCGAACGTCCTCCCCTGA
- the proC gene encoding pyrroline-5-carboxylate reductase, whose translation MTTIASIGTGNMGTALIQGIRSADADITVRATTNSTASAQRLSKELPSATVTAVEEDAEANGKAAAGADFVFLGVKPWMMAETLRELAPNLDATAVLVSMAAGVAASDLAKLAPENPIVRIMPNTPSSIGHGVIALAPDAEVPADSVDTLRQLLSGAGLVVDLDESQIPAMTGISGSGVAYFFLLAEAMIAAGVKQGLSEDDARQMVVATADGAGRLLSRKPDPGAQRQAVSSKGGTTLAGLSKFIDAGIFDIAEAAAQAAADRSLEMERENSEVIDG comes from the coding sequence TTGACCACAATCGCCTCCATCGGAACCGGCAACATGGGCACGGCACTGATCCAGGGGATCCGAAGCGCTGACGCGGACATCACCGTCCGCGCGACGACGAATTCGACCGCCTCGGCGCAGCGTCTGAGCAAGGAACTGCCGTCGGCGACGGTGACGGCAGTGGAAGAGGACGCAGAGGCGAACGGAAAGGCCGCGGCCGGAGCCGATTTCGTATTCCTCGGCGTCAAACCCTGGATGATGGCCGAGACCCTCCGCGAACTCGCCCCGAACCTCGATGCGACTGCCGTGCTCGTGTCGATGGCCGCCGGAGTCGCGGCCTCGGATCTCGCGAAACTGGCCCCCGAGAATCCGATCGTGCGGATCATGCCGAACACCCCGAGCTCCATCGGCCACGGCGTCATCGCGCTGGCCCCCGACGCCGAGGTGCCCGCTGACAGCGTCGACACACTTCGTCAGCTCCTGTCCGGAGCCGGACTCGTCGTCGACCTCGACGAATCCCAGATCCCGGCGATGACCGGCATCTCCGGGTCCGGAGTCGCCTACTTCTTCCTCCTCGCCGAAGCAATGATCGCCGCCGGAGTCAAGCAGGGACTCAGTGAGGATGATGCCCGACAGATGGTCGTGGCCACCGCCGACGGCGCCGGCCGCCTGCTCAGCCGGAAGCCCGATCCGGGCGCCCAGCGTCAGGCCGTGAGCAGCAAGGGCGGAACGACGCTGGCCGGTCTGTCGAAGTTCATCGATGCCGGGATCTTCGATATCGCCGAGGCGGCTGCGCAGGCGGCGGCTGACCGTTCCCTGGAGATGGAGCGGGAGAATTCCGAGGTCATCGACGGCTGA
- a CDS encoding sugar phosphate isomerase/epimerase family protein — MSKKSKSQRKVLTTKNSARSNSRRHKEYFDSHEVYEHDAHHVSDHRIRLGLSSSSVSPMTVEETFTQAAKHGYDGVEIMVTHNAETRDVDLINGLVRDTGLDVMSLHAPTLLFLPRVLHKDHWEKLRITANLAREVNAETVVLHPPFRWQGEYALGFVDGVREVSRETGVRLAVENMYPWRAGLREIQVYYPDWNPLDEDYDDLTFDFSHASTAGMNAVETVAEIFDKLRHVHLTDGAGSLKDEHLVPGAGTMPVAETLQYLAKYNWAGDVVVEVNTRFVRRQSTREKMLADSIAFARDHLGLAEAPPRRNSHSHTRTSERGSSTTDGPAGD, encoded by the coding sequence ATGAGCAAGAAGTCGAAGTCCCAGCGAAAGGTGTTGACCACCAAGAACTCTGCGCGCTCGAATTCGCGGCGCCACAAGGAGTACTTCGACAGTCACGAAGTCTACGAACACGACGCCCATCACGTCTCGGACCACCGAATCCGCCTCGGCCTGTCCAGCTCGTCGGTGTCCCCGATGACCGTCGAGGAGACCTTCACCCAGGCCGCGAAACACGGCTATGACGGCGTCGAGATCATGGTCACGCACAACGCCGAGACGCGAGACGTCGACCTCATCAACGGACTCGTCCGCGACACCGGCCTCGACGTCATGTCCCTCCACGCCCCGACTCTTCTCTTCCTGCCACGGGTGCTGCACAAGGACCACTGGGAGAAGCTGCGGATCACCGCGAACCTCGCCAGAGAAGTGAATGCGGAGACCGTGGTCCTCCATCCGCCCTTCCGCTGGCAGGGCGAATACGCCCTCGGTTTCGTCGACGGGGTCCGAGAGGTCTCCCGGGAGACCGGCGTGAGACTGGCCGTGGAGAATATGTACCCCTGGCGGGCGGGGCTGCGCGAAATCCAGGTCTACTATCCTGACTGGAACCCGTTGGATGAGGACTACGACGATCTCACCTTCGACTTCTCCCACGCCTCGACTGCCGGGATGAACGCGGTGGAGACCGTGGCCGAGATCTTCGACAAACTCCGACACGTCCACCTCACCGACGGGGCGGGCTCACTCAAGGACGAGCACCTCGTCCCGGGGGCCGGAACTATGCCGGTGGCCGAAACCCTGCAGTACCTGGCCAAATACAACTGGGCCGGCGACGTCGTCGTCGAGGTCAACACTCGCTTCGTGCGCAGACAGTCCACCCGTGAGAAGATGCTCGCCGACTCGATCGCCTTCGCCCGCGATCACCTCGGCCTGGCCGAGGCGCCCCCGCGCCGCAACTCCCACAGTCACACCCGCACCTCGGAACGCGGTTCGTCGACCACCGACGGACCCGCCGGCGACTGA
- a CDS encoding IS110 family RNA-guided transposase, translating to MSIVAHLYSFFIGVDTHARNHVYTIITSTGVLIDTGTFPTTAAGIKRALSWVGRRTDGDLDTLWVVEGAASYGAMLTGHIAAAGYPVVEAARMDAKARHGVGKSDELDSRRIAESVLRLDADQLRWPRQGEGVRQALRVLLAARNSMSTERTRQINALTALVRTNDLGLDARKSLTAEQFAEIARWRDRKEDIGLATARAEAVRLAKRVLTLDEELAGNLAKLTELLKASPAAALLDEPGFGPFSAAVCFTAWSHPGRVRNAAAFAALAGVNPIPASSGNTHRHRLNRGGDRQLNRALHTVIMNRMVHDERTRDYVARHYGEDPTKKSKKEIRRKLKWYLARRVYKILNALDTVPQPA from the coding sequence ATGTCCATTGTCGCGCACTTATACAGTTTCTTCATCGGCGTCGATACACACGCCAGAAACCACGTCTACACGATCATCACCAGCACCGGTGTCCTCATCGACACCGGCACCTTCCCGACCACTGCTGCTGGCATCAAACGAGCACTGAGCTGGGTCGGCCGGCGCACCGACGGCGACCTCGACACACTCTGGGTCGTTGAAGGTGCTGCTTCGTACGGGGCGATGCTGACCGGCCACATCGCCGCAGCCGGATACCCCGTCGTCGAAGCCGCCCGCATGGACGCCAAAGCCCGCCACGGGGTGGGTAAGAGCGATGAGCTCGATTCCCGCCGCATCGCAGAATCCGTGCTGCGGTTGGATGCCGACCAGCTGAGGTGGCCGCGCCAGGGCGAAGGCGTGCGGCAGGCACTGCGTGTCCTGCTGGCAGCGCGGAACTCGATGAGCACCGAACGCACCCGGCAGATCAATGCTCTGACCGCGCTGGTGCGCACCAACGATCTGGGACTCGACGCCCGCAAGTCGCTGACGGCTGAGCAGTTCGCTGAGATCGCCAGGTGGCGGGACAGGAAGGAAGACATCGGCCTGGCCACTGCCCGGGCTGAAGCGGTCCGTTTGGCCAAACGAGTTCTCACCCTCGACGAGGAGCTGGCAGGCAACCTCGCCAAACTCACCGAACTCCTCAAAGCCAGCCCGGCTGCGGCCTTGCTGGATGAGCCCGGGTTCGGGCCCTTCAGCGCCGCGGTGTGCTTCACCGCCTGGTCCCATCCCGGCCGGGTTCGCAACGCGGCGGCATTCGCCGCCCTGGCGGGGGTGAATCCGATTCCAGCGTCATCGGGCAACACGCATCGTCACCGGTTGAATCGGGGTGGTGACCGGCAGTTGAACCGGGCCTTACACACGGTGATCATGAACCGGATGGTCCATGATGAGCGGACCCGAGACTATGTTGCCAGGCACTACGGTGAAGACCCGACGAAGAAGTCGAAGAAGGAAATCCGACGCAAACTCAAATGGTATCTAGCGCGCCGGGTCTACAAGATCCTTAACGCGCTAGATACCGTTCCTCAACCCGCTTGA
- the glpK gene encoding glycerol kinase GlpK, with protein MSQEKFILAIDQGTTSSRAIVFDYDGQIVSSGQLEHEQIFPRAGWVEHDPVEIIKNTNEAIGQALTRANINRHQLEGVGITNQRETTVIWNKHTGEPVYNAIVWQDARTQKVCDELAGDEGPDKYKDRVGLPLATYFAGPKAKWIFDNVDGVKEAAAAGDLLFGTMDSWVIWNLTGGVNGGIHVTDVTNASRTMLMNIDTLDWNPDIAADMGIPVEMLPEIKSCSEVYGYGAKNGLIIDTPICGILGDQQAATFGQACFEVGQAKNTYGTGNFMLINTGTKPVASKNGLLTTVAYKIGEDEAVYALEGSVAVTGSLVQWLRDNFGIINDAPEVETLAKQVDDNGGCYIVPAFSGLFAPHWESDARGVMVGLTRYVNKNHIARAALESVAFQSREVLDSMNLDSGVELTELKVDGGMVANETLMQFQADLLGVPVIRPEVIETTALGAAYAAGIAVKFWNSGEDVRKNWREDKRWNPSMDDETVDRLYRLWNKAVERSKGWVDEDTEALYG; from the coding sequence ATGAGTCAGGAAAAGTTCATCCTCGCCATCGACCAGGGCACCACCTCGTCGCGGGCGATCGTCTTCGACTATGACGGACAGATCGTGTCCTCCGGCCAGCTCGAGCACGAGCAGATCTTTCCTCGCGCCGGCTGGGTCGAACACGATCCGGTGGAGATCATCAAGAACACCAACGAGGCGATCGGTCAGGCACTGACCCGGGCGAACATCAACCGCCATCAGCTCGAAGGCGTGGGCATCACGAACCAGCGTGAGACCACCGTCATCTGGAACAAGCACACCGGTGAACCCGTCTACAACGCCATCGTGTGGCAGGACGCGCGCACCCAGAAGGTCTGTGACGAACTCGCCGGGGACGAAGGCCCCGATAAGTACAAGGACCGGGTGGGCCTGCCTCTGGCGACGTACTTCGCCGGGCCGAAGGCCAAGTGGATCTTCGACAACGTCGACGGGGTCAAAGAAGCCGCCGCGGCCGGGGACCTCCTCTTCGGGACCATGGACTCCTGGGTGATCTGGAACCTCACCGGCGGCGTCAACGGCGGAATCCACGTCACCGACGTCACGAACGCCTCGCGGACGATGCTGATGAACATCGACACCCTCGATTGGAATCCTGATATCGCGGCAGATATGGGCATCCCTGTCGAGATGCTGCCCGAGATCAAGTCCTGCTCGGAGGTCTACGGATACGGGGCGAAGAACGGACTCATCATCGACACCCCGATCTGCGGCATCCTCGGCGATCAGCAGGCGGCGACCTTCGGTCAGGCCTGCTTCGAGGTCGGTCAGGCGAAGAACACCTATGGCACCGGCAACTTCATGCTCATCAACACCGGCACCAAGCCGGTGGCCAGCAAGAACGGTCTGCTCACCACGGTTGCGTACAAGATCGGCGAGGACGAAGCCGTCTATGCGCTCGAGGGATCGGTGGCCGTGACCGGTTCGCTCGTGCAGTGGCTGCGCGACAACTTCGGAATCATCAATGACGCCCCCGAGGTCGAGACCCTGGCGAAGCAGGTCGATGACAACGGCGGCTGCTATATCGTGCCCGCGTTCTCCGGACTCTTCGCTCCGCACTGGGAGTCCGATGCCCGCGGAGTGATGGTGGGGCTGACACGGTACGTGAACAAGAACCACATCGCCCGTGCGGCCCTGGAGTCCGTGGCCTTCCAGTCCCGTGAGGTCCTCGACTCGATGAACCTCGACTCCGGCGTCGAGCTCACCGAGCTCAAGGTCGACGGGGGCATGGTCGCGAACGAGACGCTCATGCAGTTCCAGGCCGACCTCCTCGGCGTGCCCGTCATCCGTCCCGAGGTCATCGAGACCACGGCGCTGGGCGCGGCATATGCGGCGGGGATCGCCGTGAAGTTCTGGAACAGTGGGGAAGACGTGCGCAAGAACTGGCGCGAGGACAAGCGCTGGAACCCGTCGATGGACGACGAGACGGTCGACCGTCTCTACCGCCTCTGGAACAAGGCAGTGGAGCGGTCGAAGGGCTGGGTAGACGAGGACACCGAAGCCCTCTACGGCTGA
- a CDS encoding MIP/aquaporin family protein, with translation MGTIFLYEIAGTAMLMLLGVGVVANVVLTKTKGNGGGWLLISFGWGLAVFAGVYVAYKTGAHLNPAVTFGILTSGASEYAEGIPVNFVNTVAYLAAELIGAMLGAFLAWAVYKKHYDEEKDAGNILGTFSTGPEIRSYGWNFVTEVVATFVLVIVILLFGGTPDRLGPLAVALIVVAIGASLGGPTGYAINPARDLGPRIMHALLPIPNKGGSDWAYSWVPVFGPLVGAVLAGVISRALI, from the coding sequence ATGGGCACTATCTTCCTCTACGAGATCGCCGGTACGGCGATGCTCATGCTGCTCGGCGTCGGCGTCGTCGCCAATGTCGTCCTGACCAAGACCAAGGGCAATGGGGGCGGCTGGCTGCTGATCTCCTTCGGCTGGGGGCTCGCCGTCTTCGCCGGTGTCTACGTCGCCTACAAGACCGGCGCACACCTCAACCCCGCCGTGACGTTCGGCATCCTCACCAGCGGGGCCAGCGAATATGCCGAGGGCATACCCGTCAACTTCGTCAACACGGTGGCGTACCTCGCCGCCGAACTCATCGGTGCGATGCTCGGTGCCTTCCTCGCCTGGGCCGTGTACAAGAAGCACTACGACGAAGAGAAGGACGCCGGGAACATCCTCGGCACCTTCTCCACCGGGCCGGAGATCCGCTCCTACGGATGGAACTTCGTCACCGAGGTCGTGGCCACGTTCGTGCTCGTCATCGTCATCCTCCTGTTCGGAGGAACACCGGACAGGCTCGGACCGCTGGCGGTCGCGCTGATCGTCGTCGCCATCGGCGCATCCTTGGGCGGACCGACCGGCTACGCCATCAACCCGGCTCGTGACCTCGGACCTCGTATCATGCATGCGCTGCTGCCGATCCCGAACAAGGGCGGCTCCGACTGGGCATATTCGTGGGTTCCGGTCTTCGGCCCGCTCGTCGGTGCTGTGCTTGCCGGCGTCATCTCCCGAGCCCTCATCTGA
- a CDS encoding glycerol-3-phosphate dehydrogenase/oxidase: MRNGELSPNFRDQALETLKTTSAADPLDVFVVGGGVTGAGSAFDAATRGLKVGVVDAKDWASGTSSRSSKLMHGGLRYLEMLDFKLVAEALKERDLLLQHTAPHLVEPVAFVFPFEHRLIDRAFIGSGVLLYDTMATRPGRKRAVPMHRHLGKKALSAHFPGLADDAAVGALEYYDAKVDDARFVMTLVRSAVSYGAAAANHVSVIGYLHDGDQVTGVHARDEISGEEFDIHARRTILAGGVWTEEQQDLAKADAGLKVLASKGVHITVAEDRIKADPNTGIISKTEKSVLFVIPWEGYWVIGTTDTPWTEDVDAPVATSQDIDYLLEHANAILADKLTRDDVIGVYSGLRPLLQPVVKEGQASTKVSREHTVMEVEPALAAIAGGKFTTYRVMAEDAVDFVLGDDAKDRRSLTESVPLLGAQGVGALRRGESGIAEKYGWDEDRVKRLIRRYGTLIEDLLDLVDEDPELGQPLEGAERYLRVEAHYAAAAEGAVHLGDILERRMRLNYETRDRGKNAAEAVAAIVAPVLGWDADREATEVADFHAHVDAQVAAETTEDDASAATLVGATLH, translated from the coding sequence ATGCGAAATGGTGAGCTGTCCCCGAACTTCCGTGACCAGGCGCTGGAGACTCTGAAGACGACGAGTGCGGCCGACCCGCTCGACGTCTTCGTCGTCGGCGGGGGAGTGACCGGTGCGGGATCGGCCTTCGACGCAGCCACCCGTGGACTCAAGGTCGGTGTCGTCGACGCGAAGGACTGGGCCTCGGGAACCTCCTCCCGGTCCTCGAAGCTCATGCACGGCGGACTGCGCTACCTCGAGATGCTCGACTTCAAACTCGTCGCCGAGGCGCTGAAGGAACGCGACCTGCTGCTCCAGCACACCGCGCCCCACCTCGTCGAACCCGTCGCCTTCGTGTTCCCCTTCGAACACCGCCTCATCGACCGGGCCTTCATCGGATCCGGTGTGCTCCTCTACGACACGATGGCCACCCGGCCGGGTCGTAAACGCGCTGTGCCGATGCACCGTCATCTGGGGAAGAAGGCCCTGAGCGCCCACTTCCCGGGCCTGGCCGACGACGCCGCCGTTGGCGCCCTCGAATACTATGACGCAAAGGTCGACGACGCGCGCTTCGTCATGACCCTGGTCCGCTCGGCCGTGAGCTACGGAGCCGCTGCCGCCAACCACGTCTCCGTGATCGGCTACCTCCACGACGGCGACCAGGTCACCGGCGTCCACGCCCGGGACGAGATCAGCGGCGAAGAGTTCGACATCCACGCCCGCCGCACCATCCTCGCCGGAGGCGTCTGGACCGAAGAGCAGCAGGATCTGGCGAAGGCCGACGCCGGGCTCAAGGTGCTCGCCTCCAAGGGCGTGCACATCACCGTGGCCGAGGACAGGATCAAGGCCGACCCCAACACGGGGATCATCTCGAAGACGGAGAAATCCGTCCTCTTCGTCATCCCCTGGGAAGGCTATTGGGTCATCGGCACCACCGACACCCCGTGGACCGAAGACGTCGACGCACCGGTGGCGACCTCGCAGGACATCGACTACCTGCTCGAACACGCCAACGCCATCCTCGCCGACAAGCTCACCCGCGACGACGTCATCGGCGTCTACTCCGGACTGCGCCCGCTGCTCCAGCCGGTCGTCAAGGAGGGACAGGCCTCCACGAAGGTCTCCCGCGAACACACCGTGATGGAGGTCGAGCCCGCTCTGGCCGCGATTGCCGGAGGCAAGTTCACCACCTACCGGGTGATGGCCGAAGACGCCGTCGACTTCGTCCTCGGCGACGATGCGAAGGACCGCCGGTCGCTGACCGAATCCGTGCCGCTGCTCGGAGCTCAGGGAGTGGGGGCGCTGCGGCGCGGCGAGTCCGGGATCGCTGAGAAGTACGGATGGGACGAAGATCGCGTCAAACGGCTCATCCGCCGCTACGGCACTCTCATCGAGGATCTGCTCGACCTCGTCGATGAGGACCCCGAGCTCGGTCAGCCGCTGGAAGGAGCCGAACGCTACCTGCGCGTCGAAGCCCACTACGCGGCCGCCGCGGAGGGGGCCGTCCACCTCGGCGACATCCTTGAGAGACGGATGCGGCTGAACTATGAAACCCGGGACAGGGGAAAGAACGCCGCCGAGGCGGTCGCCGCCATCGTCGCTCCCGTCCTCGGATGGGACGCCGACCGTGAGGCGACAGAGGTCGCGGACTTCCACGCTCACGTCGACGCCCAGGTCGCGGCCGAGACCACGGAGGACGACGCCTCGGCGGCGACTCTGGTCGGTGCGACCCTCCACTGA
- a CDS encoding Ppx/GppA phosphatase family protein: MRLAVLDIGSNSVHLLVVDAHVGAPPLPATSHKEVLRLAEYLSDDGTIDAEGQERLRSFITDAVEIAEDQGAEQILAFATSAVREAPNGVGLIESINAQLGVTLNVMSGRDEARVTFLATRRWFGWSAGKILLLDIGGGSLEIAAGQDEYPQAAVSIPLGAGRTYSDFLPDPMPTEDDIHRLRKHARAQIGRIAGDINRVGVPDQIVGSSKTFRSLARIAGAAPSGDGIYAPRKLFRRDLDGIIDTLASRTPEERATLPGVSEARAGQVLAGAIVAEAAFTIFDIGVMNISPWALREGIIMRKLDLLDSAEQSSAMRVEPVAALD; encoded by the coding sequence ATGCGCCTAGCAGTCCTCGATATCGGCTCCAACAGCGTCCACCTCCTGGTCGTCGACGCTCATGTCGGAGCACCGCCCCTGCCGGCCACCTCGCACAAGGAGGTGCTCCGACTCGCCGAGTACCTCAGCGACGACGGAACGATCGACGCCGAAGGTCAGGAACGACTGCGTTCCTTCATCACCGATGCCGTCGAGATCGCCGAAGACCAAGGGGCGGAACAGATCCTCGCGTTCGCCACCTCGGCGGTCAGGGAGGCCCCGAACGGGGTCGGGCTCATCGAGTCGATCAACGCTCAGCTCGGGGTCACCCTCAACGTCATGTCGGGTCGGGACGAAGCCCGTGTGACGTTCCTCGCCACCCGCCGCTGGTTCGGGTGGTCGGCGGGAAAGATCCTGCTGCTCGACATCGGCGGCGGTTCACTGGAGATCGCGGCGGGTCAGGACGAGTACCCGCAGGCGGCCGTGTCGATTCCGCTCGGGGCCGGACGAACCTATTCGGACTTCCTGCCCGACCCGATGCCCACGGAAGACGACATCCACCGACTGCGCAAGCATGCCCGGGCACAGATCGGACGCATCGCCGGCGACATCAACCGGGTCGGAGTGCCCGACCAGATCGTCGGTTCGTCGAAGACCTTCCGCTCCCTGGCCCGCATCGCCGGAGCCGCCCCGAGCGGAGACGGAATCTATGCGCCCCGGAAGCTCTTCCGCCGCGACCTCGACGGCATCATCGACACCCTCGCCTCACGCACCCCCGAGGAGCGGGCGACCCTGCCCGGCGTCTCCGAAGCCCGGGCCGGTCAGGTGCTGGCAGGAGCGATCGTCGCCGAGGCGGCCTTCACGATCTTCGACATCGGCGTCATGAACATCTCCCCCTGGGCGCTGCGCGAAGGCATCATCATGCGCAAGCTCGATCTTCTCGACTCGGCCGAGCAGTCCTCGGCGATGCGCGTCGAACCCGTCGCCGCCCTGGACTGA